The stretch of DNA GGGTATAGGTTCTTGAGACCCAGTAGCTATAGATTCTACCACCAGTCTGGCTAGGACAGGGGCTAGTGTCACACCAACGCCATCCAGCCCGGCCAGTAAGTAGACCCTGCTGCAGCCGGGAAGCATCCCAAGGACTGGGCGGGCGTCCCTTCCTACTACACACGGGGCAGATACTGGGGTTATCAACTCTGCTTCGCCTAGGCCCTCCAGCCTCTCTATAGACCTGCTAATAACAGCGTCCAGAACGTCCCCACTATACCTATACCCGTCTAGGGGGCTAGCTATCTCAACGCAGCATCCATTGCCCAAGACACCGTCTCCAGAGGCGTGTATAGATAAGTAGAAGTCTAGTATGTCGTCTACCACGGCAAAGGGGCCCCCGCCCGCTCTGATAATTAGTGCCTCACACCTGTAGACGCGTAGCATGTTGGAAAGAGCTTGAAGCCCACTTATGAACCCGGTCCATGGGCCCGCTGCTACAATTATTGCGTCAAACTCTCTACTACCCCCCCTCTTGAGGCCTACTGAACCGCAGCCCACGTACTCCACGCTATCCTCGACAATATCCACATTGGAGGCTGAAGAGGCTAGGCTATAGAACTCTCCAGTGTCTACTATTATGGTATTTATTACGTGCAGCTCCTCACCGTAACCAAGATTGACCGTATACCTGCCTAGCCTGATCGATTCTTCCCCGGCCACACTACGCTCGATAATCCCTTTGTCCGACAGGAGCCTTTCCAATCTCCTGCACGAGCCTCGCTCATGGAGCCATAACAGCCTAGACTCAAGCCCGAGCCCAAGCCTCTTCAACAGCGACAGAGTCTCCAACGCTACTGGCGCTAGGGAGATGTCGATTGTCGGGTCTATAATGCCTGCTGACACTCTCGTGGCGGTAAGCGAAGATAGGTCTGCCTCGTAAACCACGACGTCATAACCATAGTTAGAAGCCCACCAGGCCGCCATTAAGCCCGCGACGCCCCCGCCGACAACAGCTATTCTCCTCGCCATGACAGCAGACACCTTAAAGCTATTGTGCTACGCTAACTCTCCATGACTCCTCTGGGTGTGGGTAGGTGCTCAACTTAATTTGGGCCTCCCATACTATACCCTTTATTACAGTGTAGCTTTAGGGTGTGAGTGGATGCTAAAAGCCATTGTAACTAATGATGACGGCGTGCACAGCAGGTCTCTCAGAGCACTGGCCGAGAGCCTAGCATCTAGAGGTTGGGATGTGGTTGTCGCCGCGCCGCTGGGCAACTGGAGCGGCTACTCGAAAAGCATAGGCAGGTTTAGGGGGAATAGGGTTTACCGCTTCGAGTCTAGGGGTGTGAGATTCTTTACAGGTGATATGCCCCCAGCCGCCCTTGTAGGTACAGCTATTGACATCGCTGGCTTCGAGCCGGATATAGTAGTCTCGGGCATAAACTACGGACCCAACCTTGGGATATACGACTTTTTCTCCAGCGGCACCATAGGAGGCGCTCTAGAGGCGGCTCTGAGAGGGTTTAAGTCGGTTTCAATAAGCTCCGCCTGCAGGGAGGAGGAGACTGACTGCCTGCCAGAGGCCCTCAGCATCTCCCTAGCCGTTGTCGAAACGTCTGTAGAAACTCTGAGCAGCAGCGCAGGATTAATGGTCGTCAACATACCAAGGAGCCCTAGAGGATTTAAGGTGACCAGGCCGTGCAGGAGGGTGCCCAGGTTCTCGGGGGAAATCGGCGAAGAGGGCTCGCTTCTTGTAGAGAAGTTCGACCACTCCAGGCTGTTCAGCAGCGAGCATGACAGTTGCGACGGCAGACTCTTCTCTATGGGATACATACCAGTATCACTGTACAAGATTGACAACGGCTGGATCCACCCCCTCGACCCCAGTAGAGATGGGTACCTGAAGGCAGTCGAGGATATTCTAAACTACAAAATCTTTCCATCGGCGGGGAAGCAGTTTTAAGGCGTAACAGCCTGAAGGAGGCCTGTAACCAGGGCTCTTCTCCTTTGACTCTAGGAGCCCGAAACCAAGGTCCTTAGGGGGAGAGCCTGTAGCTAGAGCGTATGACACCATGTAGGAGGCTATTCTGGCCTCGGCAGTAGCCCCCCGAGACTTTGTGCTCTCCTCGCTGACTAGGATCGCGCTGGCCCCGCTCTCCGCCGAAGCTAGTGTGAGGACGGGTATAGAGCCCGTGGTATCGGCGTCAATCATCTCATAAACATTGTTGATTCCGACCATAGCAGGGCATTCCATGCCGCGTTCACGGGCTATTTTCAGGGCGGCCAGGCTTTCGAAGGGATATGGAAGGGCTCCCGGCCTGCGCAGCACGGGGTCTACTATCGGGTTAAGGCCCTCTCTAACCCCCCATTTGCAGGACCTCAGTATATCCTCGGCCATCTGGAGCGTGTCATTGCTTCTGTACCTTGGTAGGATTGTTGTAAAGCGGCTTTCAACATTTGGAGCCTCTCCACCCTCCCACACGCTCATGTACACAACTGGCTTTGGAGATCCGGGGGGGAGGCCTGCCTCTAGGAAGTCGTGGGACGGGGGGTCGACTCCCGCCTCTATCCCGAGGTCTCTAGCGGCGGCTGCAAAGACGCTTGCGAAAGACTCTGAGTCGCCGCCCGAGGCACCAATAACGACTACATCAGCGCCCTGTGCTGCCCTGTAGGCTGCTTCAAGGATAGCGTCGAAGACGCTGGGAAACCCGTCTACATAGACCTCTGAGAGGACAAATACAGGTGGGGGGGAGGCTGGAGGGTTGAAGCCGTTTATGCCCGAGGCAACTTCGCCCAGCACATCCTTAACAACCTCCACGAACCTGCCTCCCAGGAGTTTCTCCGCGGGCAGTACTGGGCTGAGGTCCTGTGGTTCCACTATCCTGAGCACTTTCGGGAGCGGCTTGAGGGAGTATGTCCCCTTGACAACCCTACCGCCGAACTCGAGGAAGTCTCCCGGCACGCCTCCCGGCGTTATGATAGTCGCCCTTGGAAACCTTTCCAGTATGCTCCTGAGCGAATCCTTTGTGGGTGGCGATCGAACTGTGGCTACACTGTAGCCGAGGGACTCTATCTCCCGTACGACGCGTGAGACTTCACCGCCTGTTTTCTGGAGTAGGAGAACTATGTCTGCATCAGCCGTCTCCAAGCCTCAACCCACTGGCACAAAAGTTGCCTGCTAGAATTTTAATCTGGTTTAAACGTCCATGGGTTACCGCACCCTCGCACCCCCTCTCCTCCTGCTCGGCACCACACGGCCGTAGCCTCTGCTGGTGTCGGGCGTCATGCCTGCTTGAATAGTGTGGGGATGCCCGTAGCCTTGGGGATGCTGAAAGCGGTGCTGAGGGTATGTGTCATACACCATGGCTGGAGGATACATGCCGGTTTGCTGGGGGCTTTGAAGCGGCTGTGTAAGCATGGGGCTTGCGAACGTCTGATAATACTCTCTCTCTACGTCGTCGTACGTCATATGGAGGTAGAGCTGGGTCACCTTTATGTCGCTATGGCCCAGTAGCCTCTGAAGCGCGGCGAGGCTCATGCCCCTTCTCAAAGCCTCGGTGGCGAAGGTATGCCTCAGTATGTGGGGCCTCACCTTACGCGGGTCCAGCCCCGCCCTCTTGGCTAGGCTCTTCAGCCTCTTGTAGACGGCTTGGTACGAGAGTTCTATTATCCTGGAGTCGGGTGGTAGGGGGTTGGAGGCTAGGTACTCTTCAAGCAGCATCCTAGATAGGGGGCCTAGGAACACTATCCTCTCCTTTCCATACTTTCCTACGACCCTGACAACACCCCTCCCGAGGTCGACGTCTGACAGTCTCAGCGACAGTAGCTCGGAAACCCTAAGACCAGTCTCGGCCAGCATGGAAACTATAAGTGCGTCTATAATATCCCTAGACGCCGATAGCAGCGCCTCAACGTCCCTCCACGAGAGGCTGCCGCTGAACCTCCGCTCGCCCCTGCTGAACGGTCTCATGACACCCTCCACACCGGCCCATTTGAGGAAGCGCCTGACCATTATGCTGTAGTAGTGTGCTGTAGTCCTGGATATGACCCCCTTCCTCACCCTCTCGCTTACACTAGACATCCACTGGACGTACGTCATGTGTGAAGCGTCTCCAACTCTGACCCTTCCGTAGCTCTTGAGGAAGTCCTTCAAAGCCGCTCTATAAACCTTTATAGTCTTACTGCTCCACCCTGTGCTTTCTAGTATTGTCAAGAAGAGCCTAGCTGCATCCTCTAAACTATACTCCCTAATATCCCTAGGAGGCGGCGGCAGAGACTCTATAGAACCGGCTCTAGCCATAGCTAACCCCGGAATACGTATTTGGCGTGTAGGACACGAGACCCGTGACGGCCGGTATTTTCAGGGTTATACCGCGGCCACCCTCTAGCCTTCTTTGAGGCCCCCTTGAGGATCTAGACTCGGCGAAAATTCAGTTTGATAAGTATTCCCCGTTAATGACTATTGTTTGGACACCGGTTAAAGGGTGGTTCCTCGTGGCTTTATGGAGGATAGAGAAGCCTAAGAACGAGCCTTTCCTGGAGTTTAGGCCTGGGACTAAGGAGAGGGAGCTTCTAAAGAAGAAGCTCGAGGAGGTTAAGAGTAAGACCGTCGAGATCCCCCTGATAATCGGGGGGAAAGAGGTCAAGACTGGTGAGACCGTCGAGATACGCGCGCCCCACGATAAGGATGCCGTGCTGGCTGTAGCCCACCTTGCTGGGGAGGAGGAGATAAGGGATGCCATAGAGAAGGCCCTGGACGCTTGGACAAAGTGGTCCGAGATGGAGTGGTACCACAGGGCCTCAGTCTTCCTGAAGGCTGCAGACCTGCTGGCGGGGCCCTACAGGCTTGAGGCCGATGCTGTCATAATGCTTAACCACTCGAAGACGCCGTGGGAGGCGGAGATAGACCTGGCAGAACTCGTGGACTTCTGGAGGTTTGGGGCCTACTATGCTAGATTCATCTTCGAACAGCAGCCTGAGCAGGCTCCCGGCGAGCTAAACAGGGTCGAGTGGCGGCCTCTAGAGGGCTTCGTATTCGCAGTTCCCCCGTTCAACTTCTTCAGCATAGGAGGTAACCTGCCCACCGCCCCCGCGCTCGTGGGGAACGTGTCGATATGGAAGCCTTCCAGATGGGTTATATACTCCAACTACATAATAATGAGGATCCTGATGGAGGCTGGGCTACCTCCGGGCGTGGTAAACTTCGTTCCCTTCAACACCAAGTACTCGAGCATAGTGCTCTCCCACCCAGACTTCGCAGGCCTCCACTTCACAGGGAGCTACTCAACTTTCGTCAGGCTCTGGAAGATGATAGCGCAGAACCTGGACAAGTACAGGAACTTCCCCAGGATAGTGGGCGAGACGGGCGGTAAAGACTTCATTGTGGTCCACCCGAGCGCAGACATAACCGAGGCAGTGGTTGCTACGATAAGAGGAGCCTTCGAGTACCAGGGGCAGAAGTGCAGCGCTGCCTCCAGGCTATTCGTACCCAAGAGCATGTGGCCCAGGTTCTGGGAGGCCATGAAGGCGGAGCTGGATAAGGTTAAGGTCGGGCCGGTTGACGACTTCACAGTATTCATGGGCGCCATAATAAGCGAGGAGCAGTTTAGGAAGATAGTCTCCTACATAGAGTATGCTAAGCAGCATCCCGAGGAGTACCAGATAATCTACGGTGGCAAGTATGATGACAGTAAGGGCTACTTCATATGGCCTACTGTCGTGCTCACCAACAACCCGAAGGGCAAGCTGATGACAGAAGAGATCTTCGGCCCTGTGCTCACGGTCTACGTGTATGACGACGACAAGTATGATGAGATACTGTGGGTTGTGGACAAGGCAGCTCCCTACGGACTAACAGGGTCCGTGTTCGCGAAGGATAGGGAGGCCATACTCAAGGCGGAGAAGGCGCTTAGGTATGCAGCAGGCAACTTCTACATAAACGACAAGCCGACAGGATCCATAGTGGCTAGACAGCCCTTCGGAGGCGCCAGATGGTCGGGCACCAACGACAAGGCAGGCTGGTTCACAAACCTCCTAAGGTGGCTGAACCCGAGATCGATAAAGGAGACCCTAGTGCCGCCGAAAGAGTGGAGAAGACCCTATATGGGAGAGGACTAGACCAGCTTTAGAAGGGTTGTAAGAGGGTTAAAACACCACGCTTCTTTTCTCCCTCCATCTATACTTCTTGCTAATTTACAGTGTAGGATCGAGGGGCAGCATACTTCCTTGGGACTGGTAAACCCTTATGGGAGTTGGTGTAAGCCCTTTCCATGGGGATTGGTCTTTGGCTAGTGGGCAGGACAAGACTCATATAGACTATGCTTACGAGCTAGATATAACTGTAAAACCCGACTCTAGGGTTCCTGTGTTTAACCGGGAGTTCGCTACATTCACCGGGGCGGGTGTGCCGCTCTTCAGCCTTGGAGGCGGTCCTATACGCTACGCTCTGGCCGAGGTCCTGGCTAAGTTTCACGCGAGGAGAGGCTACTATGTTGTGGAGACT from Aeropyrum pernix K1 encodes:
- a CDS encoding NAD(P)/FAD-dependent oxidoreductase, which codes for MSAVMARRIAVVGGGVAGLMAAWWASNYGYDVVVYEADLSSLTATRVSAGIIDPTIDISLAPVALETLSLLKRLGLGLESRLLWLHERGSCRRLERLLSDKGIIERSVAGEESIRLGRYTVNLGYGEELHVINTIIVDTGEFYSLASSASNVDIVEDSVEYVGCGSVGLKRGGSREFDAIIVAAGPWTGFISGLQALSNMLRVYRCEALIIRAGGGPFAVVDDILDFYLSIHASGDGVLGNGCCVEIASPLDGYRYSGDVLDAVISRSIERLEGLGEAELITPVSAPCVVGRDARPVLGMLPGCSRVYLLAGLDGVGVTLAPVLARLVVESIATGSQEPIPPEMAASRPTSSSESVVKEPVEEC
- a CDS encoding 5'/3'-nucleotidase SurE, giving the protein MLKAIVTNDDGVHSRSLRALAESLASRGWDVVVAAPLGNWSGYSKSIGRFRGNRVYRFESRGVRFFTGDMPPAALVGTAIDIAGFEPDIVVSGINYGPNLGIYDFFSSGTIGGALEAALRGFKSVSISSACREEETDCLPEALSISLAVVETSVETLSSSAGLMVVNIPRSPRGFKVTRPCRRVPRFSGEIGEEGSLLVEKFDHSRLFSSEHDSCDGRLFSMGYIPVSLYKIDNGWIHPLDPSRDGYLKAVEDILNYKIFPSAGKQF
- a CDS encoding dihydropteroate synthase, which translates into the protein METADADIVLLLQKTGGEVSRVVREIESLGYSVATVRSPPTKDSLRSILERFPRATIITPGGVPGDFLEFGGRVVKGTYSLKPLPKVLRIVEPQDLSPVLPAEKLLGGRFVEVVKDVLGEVASGINGFNPPASPPPVFVLSEVYVDGFPSVFDAILEAAYRAAQGADVVVIGASGGDSESFASVFAAAARDLGIEAGVDPPSHDFLEAGLPPGSPKPVVYMSVWEGGEAPNVESRFTTILPRYRSNDTLQMAEDILRSCKWGVREGLNPIVDPVLRRPGALPYPFESLAALKIARERGMECPAMVGINNVYEMIDADTTGSIPVLTLASAESGASAILVSEESTKSRGATAEARIASYMVSYALATGSPPKDLGFGLLESKEKSPGYRPPSGCYALKLLPRRWKDFVV
- the xerA gene encoding site-specific tyrosine recombinase/integron integrase — translated: MARAGSIESLPPPPRDIREYSLEDAARLFLTILESTGWSSKTIKVYRAALKDFLKSYGRVRVGDASHMTYVQWMSSVSERVRKGVISRTTAHYYSIMVRRFLKWAGVEGVMRPFSRGERRFSGSLSWRDVEALLSASRDIIDALIVSMLAETGLRVSELLSLRLSDVDLGRGVVRVVGKYGKERIVFLGPLSRMLLEEYLASNPLPPDSRIIELSYQAVYKRLKSLAKRAGLDPRKVRPHILRHTFATEALRRGMSLAALQRLLGHSDIKVTQLYLHMTYDDVEREYYQTFASPMLTQPLQSPQQTGMYPPAMVYDTYPQHRFQHPQGYGHPHTIQAGMTPDTSRGYGRVVPSRRRGGARVR
- the pruA gene encoding L-glutamate gamma-semialdehyde dehydrogenase; the encoded protein is MTIVWTPVKGWFLVALWRIEKPKNEPFLEFRPGTKERELLKKKLEEVKSKTVEIPLIIGGKEVKTGETVEIRAPHDKDAVLAVAHLAGEEEIRDAIEKALDAWTKWSEMEWYHRASVFLKAADLLAGPYRLEADAVIMLNHSKTPWEAEIDLAELVDFWRFGAYYARFIFEQQPEQAPGELNRVEWRPLEGFVFAVPPFNFFSIGGNLPTAPALVGNVSIWKPSRWVIYSNYIIMRILMEAGLPPGVVNFVPFNTKYSSIVLSHPDFAGLHFTGSYSTFVRLWKMIAQNLDKYRNFPRIVGETGGKDFIVVHPSADITEAVVATIRGAFEYQGQKCSAASRLFVPKSMWPRFWEAMKAELDKVKVGPVDDFTVFMGAIISEEQFRKIVSYIEYAKQHPEEYQIIYGGKYDDSKGYFIWPTVVLTNNPKGKLMTEEIFGPVLTVYVYDDDKYDEILWVVDKAAPYGLTGSVFAKDREAILKAEKALRYAAGNFYINDKPTGSIVARQPFGGARWSGTNDKAGWFTNLLRWLNPRSIKETLVPPKEWRRPYMGED